The Haloplanus natans DSM 17983 DNA segment ACGGTCACCGCATCGTCGTGGAAGCTGAAGCGATCCGTACCATCGATATCTCGTATCGTCAGTTCGTTCGGTGCTTCCAGAACCCTCTTTGCACGCTTAGAGTACTTTGTTGGGTCCAGCATATCCGGGAATTTTGACTCAATTGAGGACCGATCCTGCGCGAGTAACTCCATGAGGGCATAGTTTCTTGCCACATGTGTGTTATCAAGAATTGACCTATCCAGCGATGTGAGTTGGGGCTCGAGTGCTTCCGTAACAGACAGATTCAGGTCGGAAATACCGGGGGTATCGTCAGCGGCTGTGCGTGCCACCTCGAACGGGTATGGCTGCGAGACGGTGCCCACGTTGGTTCGGGCGATCAATTCCGCAAGCCCACTCACGTGATCTTCATCGAAATGCGTCAGAAAACAGTGCTGGACGCTGTCGGAGGGAATCGTTCTGCCAGTTTCTGACTGATCGTAGAAATCCTCAATATCCCCAATGTAGGCGGTGTCAATCACTACGGGGGGGTCGGTTGGCAAGTGTATCAGTGTGAGATCTGCATGTCCAACGTTGAATTTCTCGATACAAATTTCATCCCGCGAGTCGGTCATGTGACAATTGGCTGTACTGTCGGCGTATTATACTTTCTGCGTCACGTTGAGCATCGCTTGCGCACGTCCCTGGTAGCTAACTGGGAGCCACTCGGGTCTCCTAGACTCACACAGTTCGTCGTTCATGGCGCCGCCGTCGACGGGGAACGATCTCAGCGGTCGTCAGGATCGAGCCGTGTCGTCTCGACACCGCCTCTGCCGACTGCAGCGCGAATACTCACGGCCGCGAGGAGCACCGTTGCCACCGCGATACGACGGGTGTCCGCCTGTGGGAGTTCGTCGGTTTCGATGTTGCGGAGCGTACTGAGCGCACGATGTACCTGCTGTCCAGAACTGTCTTGTAGCGCCATTGTAACGCGCCTCCACCCGGTGGAGGCGCGAAAAAACAGGCATGCAGACGGTCCCTACCGAACGTGCGGCGACACGAGCCCCAATTCAGTGGCCATCGCGGGTCGTGACCGCTTCGATGGTCCGAGCCGACCACCGATTGCGGTCGTGGGTTGGGTGTCGGGCCTGAATTCGACCGTAGGCTATCGAACCCCCCAGTTACAGCCTGCTGGTGACCCCCCTCGTCACTCTCTGGAAGCGTGGCAGTGTCTGGCAACCCCACCCGTTCTTGGCTGCGCAGTCGTTCCATTTGGGCCGGGGATTTAAGCTGATTCTCTGTAATCGTCGGATAGACGCTGAGGCGACGCCGACGATGGCACGCGATGAGTCAGCCGCCGACACGGCCGCTCGCTCGTTCCTCCGGATCACACCGGCGACTGAGCCACTCGATCCGGCGACCGTCCACACGCAGTGTCGCCGACTCCACGCCCTCGCCGACTTCCAGTCCGGTCTCCAGTCCCTCGTCGGCCGGTCTGCCCCACCCACAATCGAGCTCTGTCTCCACAGTGACGGGACACGGATCGAGTATCTCGTCGGCTGCACCGGCGACGATGCCGCACCGATCCTCGACACGCTTGATCGGCTCTGTCACACGCTCTTCCCGGACAGCTACGCCATCGAGCGTATTGAACGCCCCCCTGATGCGCTCGTCCCGACGACGGCTGCCGCCGAGACGGCGCCGACCGCCCTCGTCTGCGAGGGCGTCCCCGACCGCCGCCGGGACTGGCAGACCCGCCTCACCCCCTTCGAGCAGTTCCAGACCGACGACCACGCCCGTATCCCGCTCGCCGCCGTCGCCGAGACGATGGCCGCCACGGATGTCCCCATGGTCTATCAGACCCTCATCCAGCCGTATCCGGACTGGACCGCCGCGGCCGACGACCGTCGCGCTGCTATCGAAGCCGGCCAGGACACGCTCGGGGGGCAGCTGCTCACGTCGCTCACGGGGCTTGATGCGCCGACCGCCGATGCCGACCCGACGCGTGAGGGGACGGGCGCGGCCGATGCGCTCCCCGCCTCGGATCGCAGCCGATTGGAATCGATCGACGCCAAGGACGCCACGCGGTCGTTCGTGGTGAACACGCGGGTCGTCGCCGCCACGAACGATGGTGACGGCTCGGCTGATCCACTCGCCGAACTCACCGCTGCCTTCAGCGAGTGTGCGGGGCCACATTATGAGCTCGCGATGCGCCGCCTCGACGGTGACGCCGCCGCTGCGGTGGCTACCGCGATCCGCGAGCGAACCGTCGACCCCCCGACCTACGAGTCCATGCGTGCCCGGCTCCCCGGCACGACCGTCCGCAGTCGCGGCCTCATCGTCGACGCCGCGGCGCTCGGGTGTTTCTGGCTCCTCGACGGCACCGCACTCCCCACGGCGAGTCGCCGGGCGCTCGACGTGATCCCCGAGGATCGCACCCCGCAGTCTCGCCCACCCGACCCGATCCTCGACACCTACGACGGCCCCGGGCTCACACTCGGTCGGCCGCGGACACAAGATGGGACAGCCAGTGACGATTCCATTGCTCTCCCGCCCTCCTTGCAACGCCTGCACACGGCGTGGTTCGGTCGGACTGGCTCAGGGAAATCCACCTCGCTCGTGCGGGCGATTCGGGACAATCACGCCGCGACCGATGGCGCCGACATCCTGCTTGATCCCAAGGGTGACGGCATGGCGACCGACTACCTCCGCGCGCACTACGCCCAGTACGGGCACCTCGACAACGTCCTGTATTTCGACTGCAGCGAGGTCCTCCCCGCCATCTCGTTTTTCGACGTGCGGGCCGATGTTGCGGCTGGC contains these protein-coding regions:
- a CDS encoding DUF7861 family protein, giving the protein MGGSIAYGRIQARHPTHDRNRWSARTIEAVTTRDGH
- a CDS encoding ComEC/Rec2 family competence protein, translating into MTDSRDEICIEKFNVGHADLTLIHLPTDPPVVIDTAYIGDIEDFYDQSETGRTIPSDSVQHCFLTHFDEDHVSGLAELIARTNVGTVSQPYPFEVARTAADDTPGISDLNLSVTEALEPQLTSLDRSILDNTHVARNYALMELLAQDRSSIESKFPDMLDPTKYSKRAKRVLEAPNELTIRDIDGTDRFSFHDDAVTVDVLWPATDVLTTDANTDTWTINELSGVFRVTTPNQTHLFTGDISGRVEAELCARARRAELKLEADILHASHHGATEDPDRSAGRTVGNSERFLGQVAPTHLIISSGTSGNYGHPDPALFDRCADHGIEVLWTGVHGHIRFNQTSIETAEPVSRDPYVLKAKRGE